The Deltaproteobacteria bacterium genome includes the window TCCTTTGGCACCAGATCCCTGGCTGTTGCGGCCAGCATCAAGATCCCAGGCGCCGCGGATGGCACGCAGCCAGTACGGCCCCACTTTCCAACCTATACCCGTTAAGTTGTAGTCAGTCGTCCCTCGGCCGCCACTACTCGACGGCGAGAATATAAACAGCGTCTGCCGCCCACCGCTGCCATGATCCCGAAGCCGTAGCCGGCTGCAAGCACTAAAGACCCCGGAGCCATTAGAGCTGGTGGAGTTCGTATTGCGCGGATCGTTGTTACACCAGTAGTGCATGTTCTCAAGACCAAAACCCTGGATCCATTTGTTTTTGGTCTTCGAAAACGGTTCGATCCGGGCGTAGAGCACGAAGTCCTTGCGGTCCGTGTTATTGCTATATCCGTCGCCCGCTTCGCCAAAACTCGCCATGCCGAAGTTCACTTGAATGCGTCCCGTCGGAATATTGATGTTATCCCAGTTGAGCGTGAAGCCGTTGCCGTAGCTGCCCGTGTTCAAGCCGTTCTCGCGCGACATGATGTCGTATTCGGCCTGTGAGCCGGTGGTGCCGGAGCCTTGCCGGTAGGCGCTGACAGGCATTTCGCCGTCCATGCCAAACGCCACGCGAGGCAGCCAAGGATTGATCTTCTCAAAATGCACTTGCATCTGGCCACGCTGCAAGTCGGTTTGCCCACCGAAACCGTCGTTGTCGTAGTGCAGGTTGAATTCATAGAAGCAGTTGTTGATGCAGTAATTAAATCGCGAACGGAAGCGCCGCCCTTCGACCTCGCCGTTGGTCCGCCCAGCGTGGTCGCGGCCAGCTTGGAAGTTCATCCTCATGTGGCCTTCAAGGCTAAAGTTAATGCTCCAGCCTTTGTCCGCGGCTTCGATTGTCAAACCGGCGCCCGGACGATAACTAAAATTCGGCAGCACCACAGCGGCCGCCGTCGCTTCTTTCTTGAGCTCGATCTGCTGCTCTTTGAGCTGAGTCAGCTCCTGCTCCATCGCCTTGATCTTTTCATCAACGCTCTGGGCGGATGCTGGTGCGCCAGCAAAAAGCGCTGCCGAGAGCAGTGCCAATCCGATCCCTTTCTTCATCTTTTCTGCCTCCTTTTTTCCTTCTGAAATTTTTTACTAAATATGGACCAATTCTCACTACTTTCGGCGTGTTTTAGACCACAATACCCATATTGTCAAGTCTAAAGTTAGATCTTTTATCTGAATGTCCACGACAAATCGCGAAAAACTAAGACTTTATGGGAATAGTGGCCCATTTTCGCAACTTGAAGGGGCACCAAAGGCCGTAGGCGGAGTCGTAGCAGCGGGACTACCCGCCGAAACGGGATTGTGTCGCAATTGTCATTTTGCGGCAAAGCCGAAGAATCTGCTTCATGCAATTGCGCGAAAAAGCAGATCCCTCGCTTGCGCTCAGGATGCCTTCGCTCCTCCAGAGTTCCACTTCGATCGACGCAGTGTCATGGGTTTTCCCGGTCGCATGAATAATTCGGGCTAGAGACGAAGCCGTGCGGCTAACTTGATGTGGTGGGCTCAGCGTCGCCGATGACAGAGCACACCGGCATGTGCGTCGTGTTGCGGTCAAAGCCGATGTTGCCGTTGCGGTCGATCAGAATGATGCCACCGCTAGCACTTAGTTTGGCGCCGAGCAAGGCGATCACCTTTTGCGCGGCTGTGGGCGCGTCGAGCCCATCTTCGAGATGGCCAACTGCGCGCTTGGCGAGCAGCAAACGGATAAACGCCTCGCCGTGCCCCGTCCCGGAGGCGGCGCCGAACTCGTCGGCGTAGGTGCCGCAGCCGATCAGCGGCGAATCGCCGACACGGCCCGGAAGTTTTTTGAAAACACCACCGGTGGAGGTTGCGGCAGCGAGTTTGCCGCCACGGTCGCACGCCACACAGCCGACGGTGCCATGTTTGCTCTCCCAATGGCGCTTTTCACTCTCAACGATCAGCGCGTCGGGCGAACATTCGGCGAACCCGATTGAGCGAGCAAACAGGTTCGCGCCGTCGCCCGCAAGCAGCACGTGCCGGCCGTCTTCCATCACCCGCCGCGCCAGACGAACCGGATTTTTGATGCCGCAGACCGCCGCCACCGCGCCGACGCGCAGCGTATCGCCTTCCATCAGCGCGGCGTCGCATTCGACACAACCGAGACTGTTGAGGGTGGAGCCGGTGCCGGCGTTGAACAACGGATTGTCTTCGAGGATAACCACGGCCGCTTCCACGGCGTCGAGCGCCGAGCCGCCGGCGTTGAGAATTTTCTGCCCAGCCAACACGGCTTCCCTGCAGCCGGCGAGCCGCGCCGGCAGACTATCGTCCTTGATTGGACCGGCGCCGCCGTGAACGATGATCGAGGGTAGGTGTTTCATTGGCCGATCCTTTGGAAACTTTCG containing:
- a CDS encoding peptidase T codes for the protein MKHLPSIIVHGGAGPIKDDSLPARLAGCREAVLAGQKILNAGGSALDAVEAAVVILEDNPLFNAGTGSTLNSLGCVECDAALMEGDTLRVGAVAAVCGIKNPVRLARRVMEDGRHVLLAGDGANLFARSIGFAECSPDALIVESEKRHWESKHGTVGCVACDRGGKLAAATSTGGVFKKLPGRVGDSPLIGCGTYADEFGAASGTGHGEAFIRLLLAKRAVGHLEDGLDAPTAAQKVIALLGAKLSASGGIILIDRNGNIGFDRNTTHMPVCSVIGDAEPTTSS